ATCTCGCTTCTCACGTGCCAACTGTGTCAACAAAACAACAAGTTGTCATGATCCACGCTCATGGCCCAATCATTCCGATCAGGCGTCCGCTTCGCATCATCCAAACCCATGTCCCGGCCACGCCTAGCGGGACGGCATCGGCGAGTTAGGCTAAAATGTCCTGTTTTCGTCTGCGGCGTTTCCGCCCATGCATCTGCTTGCCTTCGGACTCAACCATCACACCGCACCGCTGTCGATACGGGAAAAACTGGCCTTCCCGGCCGAAACCCTGCCGCGCGCGCTGGAAAGTCTGCTGGCCTCGCAGGCTGCGCGGGAGGCGGCCATCGTCTCCACCTGCAACCGCACCGAGATCTACTGCAGCAGTCCGGACCCCCATGCCGCGCTGGACTGGCTGTGCCAGTTCCACGGCCTGAGCCGGGCCGAGCTGGAGCCCTACCTGTACCGGCTGGAAGCGTCCCAGGCCGCGCGCCACGCCTTCCGCGTCGCGTCCGGGCTGGACTCCATGGTGCTGGGCGAAACCCAGATCCTGGGGCAGTTGAAGGACGCGGTGCGCAGCGCCGAGCACGCCGGCGCGCTGGGCACGCTGCTGAACGGCCTGTTCCAGCGCACCTTCGCAGTGGCCAAGGAGGTGCGCTCCAGCACCGCGGTCGGCGCCAGCTCGGTGTCGATGTCGGCGGCGGCGGTGAAACTGGCCGAGCAGATTTTCCCGTCGGTGGCCGAACTGAACGTGCTGTTCGTCGGCGCCGGCGAGATGATAGAGCTGGTGGCCACCCACTTCGCCGCGCGCAACCCGTCCTGTATCACCGTGGCCAACCGCACGCTGGAGCGCGGCCAGCGGCTGGCCGAGCAGTTCGGCGGTAACGCGATCACGCTGGCCGAGCTGCCGGAATCGCTGGCGCGCTACGACGTGGTGGTCACCTCCACCGCCAGCCAGCTGCCCATCATCGGCAAGGGCATGGTGGAGCGGGCGATCAAGGCGCGCCGCCACCGCCCGATGTTCATGCTGGACCTGGCCGTGCCGCGCGACGTCGAGCTGGAGGTCGGCAAGCTGGACGACGTGTTCCTGTACAGCGTCGACGACATCGCCGGCATCGTCGAGGTGGGCAAGGAAGCGCGGCAGAACGCCGCCGAGGAAGCCGAGACCATCATCCAGGCGCGCGTCGCCGAATTCACCGACTGGCTGAAGAAACGCGAGACGGTGCCGCTGATCCGCGCGCTGCGCGACGAGGCCGACCGCGCGCGCCGCCATGCGCTGGAAGGCGCGCTGAAACAGCTGGCGCGCGGCGACGCGCCGGAAAAAGTGCTGGAGGCCCTGTCCGTCCAGCTGACCAACAAACTGATGCACCCGCCGACCCAGGCCCTGTCCTCGGGCAGCGGCGCGGAGCATGACGCGCAGGTGCAAGCCATCGCGCGGCTTTACCGTTTACACCCGGAGTCGTAATGAAAGCGTCTATCGCGGCCAGGCTCGCCCAGCTGGCCGACCGCCTGGAAGAGGTGACCCACCTGCTTGCCAGCGAAACGGCTACCCAGGACATGGAAGCCTTTAAAAAACTTACCCGCGAGCACGCCGAGCTGACGCCGGTGGTGGAGACTTTCTCCGCCTACCGGCAGTGCGAGGGCGACATCGCCGCGGCGGAAGACATGCTGGCCGATCCGGAGATGAAGGAATTCGCCCAGGCGGAAATCGCCGAAGGCAAGGACAAGCTGGAAGCGCTGGACCTGGAGCTGCAGAAGCTGCTGCTGCCCAAGGACCCCAACGACGACAAGAACATCTTCCTGGAAATCCGCGCCGGCACCGGCGGCGACGAGGCGGCGCTGTTCGCCGCCGACCTGCTGCGCATGTACACCCGCTACGCCGAACGCAATCGCTGGCAGGTGGAAATCGTCTCCGCCAGCGAGTCCGACCTCGGCGGCTACAAGGAAGTGATCGTCCGCCTGGTGGGCCAGGGCGCGTACTCGCGGCTGAAATTCGAATCGGGCGGCCACCGCGTGCAGCGCGTGCCGGCCACCGAGACCCAAGGCCGCATCCACACCTCCGCCTGCACGGTGGCGGTGATGGCCGAGGCCGACGAGATCGCCGAAGTGGTGCTGAACCCGGCCGACCTGCGCATCGACACCTTCAGGGCCAGCGGCGCCGGCGGCCAGCACATCAACAAGACCGACTCGGCGGTGCGCATCACCCATATTCCGACGGGGATTGTGGCGGAGTGTCAGGACGGCCGCTCGCAGCACGCCAACAAGGCCAGCGCGATGCAGGTGCTGGCGGCGCGCATCTACGACATCCAGCTGCGCGAGAAGAACCAGAAGGAAGCGGCCGAGCGCAAGAGCCTGATCGGCTCCGGCGACCGCTCCGAGCGCATCCGCACCTACAACTACCCGCAAGGCCGCATCACCGACCACCGCATCAATCTGACGCTGTACAAGCTGGATTACGTGATGGATGGCGACCTGGCCGAGCTGACCGACGCGCTGATCGCCGAACAGCAGGCGGAACTGCTGGCGGCGCTGGGCGACTGAACGGATTGCCTGCCGCCATTGTCGGCGTTAGAATCATCGCCTGAAAAAGACGGGCCGCGCGCGCGGACCGTGTCCATCCGGACAGCCGTGCCGGACGGACTTTTTTCTCCGAAACTTGGGGCCACCTTGCGTGGCCTTTTCTTTTGCCCGGCTACAGCGTGGCCAGGTAAGCCAGCAAGGCCTGGATATCGTCGGCGCTCATCGTCTTCAGGATTTCCTGCATCTCCATCGCCGCATCCGGCTGCGGCGCGTCCGACACCCGCATGCGCCGGGCCAGGTAGGCCGGCAGCTGCCCGGCCAGCCCGGGCGCGGCGCTGCCGCCCTCGCCGCGGTCGCCATGACAGGAAAAGCAGGGCGGCGTGCCCACTGCCAGATTGCCCTCGGCGTACAACTTGCGCCCGGCGGCCAGCAAGGCCGGATCGCCGCTCGCCGCCGGCTTTGGCCGCGCCGGCCGCCGCGCGGCGAAATACGCGGCCAGCGCCTTGACCTCATCCTCCCTGGCCAATGCGGCCAAGGCCGCGGCGTGGGCGCCGCCGTCGGCGCGCTGGCCCAGGCGGAAGGCCTGCAGCTGCTGGGCGATGTAGCCGGCCTGCTGTCCGGCCAGCCTCGGCGCCGGCCCCGGGCCATTGCCGTCCGCGCCATGGCAGCTGGCGCACCACTGCCGGGCCTGTTGCGCCGGCTCGGCCCCCGCCGGCGCGCCCGCCAGCATCCCCGATCCCAACAGCGCGATGCCTATCCAAAACTTCATGGCCGCCTCCATTCGAATGACATGAAGAGGAATATAGATCGCCGCGCCCCGTGTTGCCCATGCCTTTGCGGCGGCATTCACCTCGCGCTGACGCGATGGACCCACATCCCGGCCAGCATCGCCGCCAGGAACAGCAGGCCGGACGGCAAGCCGCTGCCCGCCAGCACCAGCGCCGGCCCCGGACACACGCCGGCCAGCCCCCAGCCGGTGCCGAAGACCAGGCTGCCCAGCAGCAGGCGGCGGTCCACGCCGCGCGCGGCCGGCAGCTGCATCGCCTCGCCCAGCCACGCGCGCTCGCGCCGTTTCGCCACGGCGAAGGCCGGCAGCGCCGCGGCGACGGCGCCCGCCATCACCAGCGCCAGCGACGGGTCCCAGCGGCCCGCCAGGTCCAGGAAACCCAGCACTTTGGCCGGATTGGCCATGCCGGCCACGATCAGGCCGATGCCGAACATCAGCCCTGCAAGAAAAGCGCTGACAAGCTTCATCTCGTTCTCCTAGCCTATCCAGTGCCGCGTCAGCCACGCCGCGGCGAAGCCGGCGGCCATGAAGGCCAGGGTCGCCGCCAGCGAGCGCGGCGACAGCCGCGCCAGCCCGCACACGCCGTGGCCGCTGGTGCAGCCCGAGCCCAGGCGGCTGCCGTAGCCGACCAACAGGCCGGCGGCGATCAGCAGCCCCCACCTGTCGTCCAGCTGGACGTCCGGCGGCGCGGCGAACAGCCGGTACAGCCACGGCGACAACGCTAGACCGGCGACGAAGGCCAGCCGCCAGCCCTTGTCGCCGCCCGGCGAGAGCAGATGGCCGACGATGCCGCTGATGCCGGCCACGCGGCCGTTGAACAGGATCAGCCAGGCGGCGGCGAGGCCTATCAGCGCGCCGCCGGCCAGCGCGCTCCATGGCGTGAAATGGCTCCAGTCTATGATCATCAGGCGTCCTCCCCGGGACAGAAGCGTTGGTACAAGGTGGCCAGCACCGCCAGCGCGTTGGCGTCCGCCACCGAGTAATAGATGCGCTTGCCGTCGCGGCGGGTGGCCACCAGGCCCTCGCCGCGCAGCACGCCCAGCTGCTGCGACAGCGTCGGCTGGCGGATGCCCACCGCGTCTTCCAGCTCGCCCACCGACCGCTCCCCCTGGCTGAGCTGGCACAGCAGCAGCAGGCGGTCTTCGTTGGCCAGCGCGCGCAGCAGGCCGCAGGCCTGGCCGGCGGCGGCGCGCATCTGGGCGAGGCTGGGTGAAGTTTGATTCATGTCGGACTCTCTTGCGGAACGGCTTGACTTCAATATATCAATTGATATTATATAAATCAATAAACTATTTGGCGGATCGCCGCCCCACCTTGATAGGGAGTCCCGAGCATGAGCAACGAAGTCAACTACCCGGAACTGACCCACGCCATCTCCAAACACTTGGCCACGCTGCGCGCCGACGTGCCCGAGGTGATGCAGGGCTTCAACGACATGGCCCGCGCCGCCACCCGCGACGGCGCGCTGGACAAGAAGACCAAGGAGCTGATCGCGCTGGCGCTGGGCGTGGCCGCGCGCTGCGACGGCTGCCTGGGCTTCCACGCCCAGGCATTGGTCAAGCTGGGCGCCAGCAAGACGGAAGTGGAAGAAGCGCTGGCGATGGCGGTCTACATGGGCGGCGGCCCGTCGCTGATGTATTCCGCCCACGCTTTGGCCGCCTTCGAGCAGTTCAGCGCCAAGACCGCCTAGTCTCGCATCGTCCGCTGTGGGACAATTCTTCATGGCCGGGCGCAAGCCCGGCTATGCTTTTTGAACCACCGCCTGGATTTCACGCACCATGTCTGCCAGCTCCCTGCGCGCGCTGTCGCTCATCCCGCCGATGACGCAGCTGAACACGCCTTACCCCTCCACCGCCTACCTGACCGGCTTCCTGCGCTCGCGCGGCGTGGCCGCGTTCCAGGAGGATCTGGCGCTGGCGCTGGTGCTGCGGCTGTTCTCCAAAGCCGGCCTGGCCACGCTGCGCGAGCACGTGCAGCGCATCCCGATGCGCCAGCGCACCGACTGCATGATGCAGTTCGACATCTCCTACGAGCGCTACGCCGCGACGGTGGACGCGGTGATCGGCTTTTTGCAGGGCCGCGACGCCACGCTGTCCTACCGCATCGCCGGCCGCAACTACCTGCCGGAAGGCCCGCGCTTCGCGTCGCTGGACGTGTACGTGGATCCGGACGACCCGGACGGCGGCGACCCGCTGGCCTGGGCCTTCGGCGCGCTGGGCACCCAAGACCGCGCCCGCCACCTGGCCACGCTGTACCTGAACGATATCGCCGACGTGCTGCGCGAGGCGGTGGACCCGCGCTTCGAGTTCGTCCGCTACGCCGAATCGCTGGCGCTGTCGCAACCCACCTTCGAACCCTTGGCCAAGGCGCTGGCGGCCGAGCCCAACTGGGTGGACGACACGCTGGCCGCGCTCGCGCGCGAGGCGGTGGAGAAGCACCAGCCGCAGCTGGTGCTGATCTCGGTGCCCTTCCCCGGCGCGGTTTACGCGGCCTTCCGCATCGCCCAGACCATCAAGCGCCAATGGCCGGACATCAAGATCTGCCTCGGCGGCGGCTACGTCAACACCGAGCTGCGCGAGCTGGCCGAGCCGCGCGTGTTCGACTACTTCGACTACGTGACGCTGGACGACGGCGAGAAGCCGCTGCTGGCGCTGATGGAGCATCTCGAAGGCAAGCGCGGCGTCAGCCGGCTGGCGCGCACCTTCCTGCGCCAGGACGGCGCGGTGCGCTATGTGAACCTGCAGGAAGCCGACGTGCCGTTCTCCGAGGTCGGCACGCCCACCTGGGACGGCCTGCCGATAGACCGCTACCTGTCGCTGCTGGACATGCTGAACCCGATGCACCGGCTGTGGAGCGACGGCCGCTGGAACAAGCTGACCATCGCCCACGGCTGCTACTGGAAAAAGTGCAGCTTCTGCGACGTGACGCTGGACTACATCTCACGCTATGAGACGGCGTCGGCCGAGCTGTTGGTGGACCGCATCGAGGCCATCATCGCCGAAACCGGCCAGACCGGCTTCCACTTCGTCGACGAAGCCGCGCCGCCCAAGATGCTGAAGGCGCTGGCCGAAGAGCTGCTGCGGCGCAAGGTGTCCATCTCCTGGTGGGGCAATATCCGCTTCGAGAAGTCGTTCACGCCGGAATTGGCGCAGCTGTTGGCCGAATCCGGCTGCATCGCCATCTCCGGCGGCCTGGAGGTCGCGTCGGACCGCCTGCTCAAGCTGATGAAGAAGGGCGTGTCGGTGGAGCAGGTGGCGCGCGTCACCCACGGCTTCGCCGAGGCCGGCATCCTGGTGCACGCCTACCTGATGTACGGTTTCCCGACGCAGACGGTGCAGGACACGGTGGACGCGCTGGAATACGTGCGCCAGCTGTTCGACCACGGCTGCATCCAGTCCGGCTTCTTCCACCGCTTCGCCTGCACCGTGCATTCGCCGGTGGGACAGAATCCGGAAGAATACGGCGTCAAGCTGGTGCCGCTGCCCAAAGGCGACTTCGCCAAGAACGACGTCGGCTTCATCGACCCCACCGGCACCGACCACGAGCTGATGGGCCGCGGGCTGAACAAGGCCTTGTACAACTTCATGCACGGCATCGGCCTGGATGGCGACGTGCGCGGCTGGTTCGACGTGCGCGTCCCCAAGCCCAAGGTGCCGCGCCAGTTCATCGAGCGGGCGCTGTATTCGTAGGGTGGAAGCCCCAACGGGGCGTTCCGCCATCTACTGCTGATAATACTTAGGCGGAACGCCCGGCCAAGGCCGGGCTTCCGCCCTACGCCCCTCCCCAAAGCCCCTAGGCCATGACAAAATGTCCGATTACGACTTTTGTCCGCGAGCATAGCCATGGCCCTGAAATACCACGTGATCCCGGTCACCCCGTTCGCCCAGAACTGCAGCGTGCTGTGGTGCGACGCCAGCCGCAAGGCCGCCGTCGTCGACGCCGGCGGCGACATCGAACGCATCCAGGCTTGGGTGGACGGCCAGGGCCTGACGGTGGAAAAACTGCTGCTGACCCACGGCCACATCGACCACGCCGGCGGCGCCGCCAGGCTGGCGGAAAAGCTGGGCGTCTCGATCGAGGGCCCGCAGCGCGCGGAGCGCTTCTGGCTGGACCAGCTGCCGACCCAGGGCCAGATGTTCGGCTTCCCGCGCAGCGAGCCGCTGACGCCGCAGCGCTGGCTGGAAGAGGGCGACACCGTCACCGTCGGCCAGGAAACGCTGGACGTGATCCATTGCCCCGGCCACACCCCGGGCCACGTGGTGTTCCATAGCCCGGCCGCCAAGGTGCTGGTGGCCGGCGACGTGCTGTTCCAGGGCTCGATCGGCCGCACCGACTTCCCCATGGGCAACCACCAGCAGCTGATAGACGCGATCCAGCAAAAGCTGTTCGTGCTGCCCGACGACACCGTGGTCATCCCCGGCCACGGCCCGTTCACCACCATAGGCGCGGAGAAGCGCGGCAATCCCTACGTCGCCGACCCGCGCTACCGCTGATGCCGCCCGAATTCGCCCGCCGCGTGCTGGCGCTGCTGGCCGAGGTGCCGCCCGGCCGCGTCACCACCTACGGCACGCTGGCCGAACTGGCCGGCTACCCGCGCCACTCGCGCCACGTCGGCCATCTGCTCGGCAACCTGCCGGAAGGCGTGACCGCGCCCTGGCACCGGGTGCTGGGCGCCGGCGGCAGGCCGTCGCGGCCGGGCAGCCACCACGCCGACTGGCAAAGGCTGCTGCTGGAGGAGGAAGGGGTGGAATTCAATGCCAGCGGCAAGGTGGATCTGCGGATTTTCGGCTGGCCCGGCCAGATGGTTTGACCTGAAGCAAGCCAGAAACCGGCGCGCACTCAGATACTTATCTCCACGTGGAGATATTTCCATGTGGCATTATGGCGACAGGATGTAACGCTTCTGTCATTTTGTTACAACATCTCAATGTTTCTTTGCAGAAAAGCGACAGATAGGTGACAAATTGTTTGCATACGTCCCTTTCTACGTCTAATCTGCGCGCGCTCGCCGACAGCCTGTCGGATGATTACTACACGAAAATAGTCTGGTGAAACAATGAATACTCGCAAGTCGCTGCTGGCCCTGTCCTTGTTGGCCGCCTCCGCACTGGCTCATGCCGGTGGTGAATACTCTTTCGCAAACGTCAGCGCCAACTGGCTGGACTGGTCGGATCGTACCACCCAACAATCCGGCAAACAGGATTTTGGCTATCTGGAAGCTGAAGGCGGCCTGGGCGCCAAGTGGGGCGAGCTGTACGGCTTCTTCGACATCGAGAACCCGGGCAAGGGCAATGGCAATACCCAAGGCCGCGATCGCCGTTTCACCACCAAGGTAGTCGGCCGCTACAACCTGGCTGAAGTCGGCGGCGTGCCGGTGCAGCTGTACGGCCACATCTACGACACCCGCGGCAATGGCCCTGCGGACCGCCATTTCTTCACCCAAAACCGTGTTCTGGGTCTGGGCACCGACCTGAGCTTCGGCGCGCTGAGCATCAAGCCGTTCTTCGGCGTTCACAACCAAATGGATGCCCTGATGCCTGCTGGTTCCGCATCCGGCTACAACGGCTTCATGACCGGTTACGTGATGCTGTATCCGTTCCAAGCATTCGGCCAGAACCTGATGCTGACTCAATGGCATGAAACCGAATTCAACCGCCAAGACAAGTTCATCGGCGCGTACAAGAGCGGCGACCGTCCGCGCGTAGGCCAGAACGGCGCCATCGCGCTGTGGTGGACCCCGACCAAAGCGGTCACCACCGGCATCCAGTACCGCTACGCCGACCAGAAGCTGGGCAGCACCGCGTACCAGAACGCCGTGATCTACTCGATCAAGTACAACATCAAGTAATTGATGGACTTTCCCGCCCGTTCCCCGGGCGGGCCGGCGGCTTGGCCGCCGCTTGCACGCCCCCGCCTCGCGGGGGTTTTGTTTTTCTAGCCGCCGTGGCACACCACCCGGTTGCGGCCGGCCGCCTTGGCGCGGTACAGCATCTCGTCCGCCTGCTGCACCAGCTCGGTCGAGGTGGCGGCGCTGGCCAGCGAGCTGATCCCCGCGCTGAAGGTCTGGCGGAAAGTCCGCTCGCCCACCTGCTGCTCCAGCAGGCCGAAGTCCTGCCGCAAGGTTTCCAGCATCCCATGCGCCTTGTCCGCCGGCGTGCCGCCCAGCACGATGGCGAACTCCTCGCCGCCGTAGCGGCCGACCAGATCGGTGCGCCGCAGCCTCTCCTTCAGGAAGCGCGCCAGGGTGAGCAGCACCTCGTCGCCGACCTGATGGCCGTAGTTGTCGTTCACCTGCTTGAAGTAATCGAGGTCCAGCATCGCCAGCGACAAGGGCTGGCCGACGCGGCGCGCCCGCAGTATCGCGCTGTCCAGCTGGCCGTGCAGATGGGAATGGTTGAGCAGGCCGGTCAGGCTGTCGTTGGCGATGTAGGAACGCAGCTTGCGGTAGCGGCGGGCGCGGTTGACCACCGTCACCACCAGTTCCTCCGGCGCCACCGGCTTGGTCAGGAAACCGTCTATGCCCAGCGTCAGCGCGTCCAGCTGCACCGTCTGCCGCTTTTCCACCGATAGGAAAACGATGGGGATGCCGTCCAGCAGCCTTTGCTGGCGTATCACCTTGGCCAGCTCGATGCCGTTGCACTGCGGCATGTACATGTCCATCAGGATCAGGTCCGGATTCAGGTGCTCGATCAGCTCCGGGACCCGCTCCGGGTTGGTCTCGCTGGTGGCCTCCACGCCGTGCGCGCCCAGCACCCGCGAATACAGGCCCGCCAGCGAGGCCATGTCCTCGACGATCAGCACCCGCAAGGGATCGCGCCGCTCGCCGATGTCGCCGAAGCTGAGCAGGTCCACCAGCTGGTTGACCTGCAGCGGCCAGTCCAGGAAGCCGCTGGCCCCCATCCGCACCGCCTCCAGCCTGGCCGGGAAGTCCCGCCGCGGCGAGGTGACCACCAGCGGGCAGCAGCTGCTGATCGCCGGCGCCAGCTGCAAAATGGGATCGTTGTGGGTGAAGTCGGCGAAAGCCACCACCGCGGCCGGCGCCTGGCGCTGCAGCGCCTTGGCCAGCTTGGCCGCCTGGGACACCACCGTCACCTCGAAGCCGAAGCAGGCCAGCTGGCGCTGCAGCCGGCCGTCGACCAGCCCTGCGGGCAGCCACATGTACAACAGCGAATCCGCGCCCCCAGGCTGCAGCAAGCCGTCCAGATTGCCCAGCCCTTGCTGGCGCTCCATCAGGCCCAGCTGGCAGACCACGCCCAGGTGGTGGCGCAGCTGGCCATAACGCGCCTGCTCCGACGGCGACGCCTCCGGCTTCTGCAGCCACTGCTCCAGCAGCGTGGCCAGCGCGCGCGCCTCCTTGGCCAGCTCGGCCAGGCTGACGGTGCGCACCAGGGTTTCCAGCCGCGTCACCAGCGACAGCAGATGCGCGGCCAGCGGCCGCTCCCAGCGCGACACCAGCATGTAGCCGATGCGGTCGATTTCCCGCGCCAGGTGGATGCGCTGGCCTGGATGGATGGACGCGGCCTGTTTCATCGGGCGGTGCTTCCG
This genomic window from Chromobacterium violaceum ATCC 12472 contains:
- the hemA gene encoding glutamyl-tRNA reductase encodes the protein MHLLAFGLNHHTAPLSIREKLAFPAETLPRALESLLASQAAREAAIVSTCNRTEIYCSSPDPHAALDWLCQFHGLSRAELEPYLYRLEASQAARHAFRVASGLDSMVLGETQILGQLKDAVRSAEHAGALGTLLNGLFQRTFAVAKEVRSSTAVGASSVSMSAAAVKLAEQIFPSVAELNVLFVGAGEMIELVATHFAARNPSCITVANRTLERGQRLAEQFGGNAITLAELPESLARYDVVVTSTASQLPIIGKGMVERAIKARRHRPMFMLDLAVPRDVELEVGKLDDVFLYSVDDIAGIVEVGKEARQNAAEEAETIIQARVAEFTDWLKKRETVPLIRALRDEADRARRHALEGALKQLARGDAPEKVLEALSVQLTNKLMHPPTQALSSGSGAEHDAQVQAIARLYRLHPES
- the prfA gene encoding peptide chain release factor 1, which produces MKASIAARLAQLADRLEEVTHLLASETATQDMEAFKKLTREHAELTPVVETFSAYRQCEGDIAAAEDMLADPEMKEFAQAEIAEGKDKLEALDLELQKLLLPKDPNDDKNIFLEIRAGTGGDEAALFAADLLRMYTRYAERNRWQVEIVSASESDLGGYKEVIVRLVGQGAYSRLKFESGGHRVQRVPATETQGRIHTSACTVAVMAEADEIAEVVLNPADLRIDTFRASGAGGQHINKTDSAVRITHIPTGIVAECQDGRSQHANKASAMQVLAARIYDIQLREKNQKEAAERKSLIGSGDRSERIRTYNYPQGRITDHRINLTLYKLDYVMDGDLAELTDALIAEQQAELLAALGD
- a CDS encoding c-type cytochrome; this translates as MKFWIGIALLGSGMLAGAPAGAEPAQQARQWCASCHGADGNGPGPAPRLAGQQAGYIAQQLQAFRLGQRADGGAHAAALAALAREDEVKALAAYFAARRPARPKPAASGDPALLAAGRKLYAEGNLAVGTPPCFSCHGDRGEGGSAAPGLAGQLPAYLARRMRVSDAPQPDAAMEMQEILKTMSADDIQALLAYLATL
- a CDS encoding DUF6691 family protein, producing MKLVSAFLAGLMFGIGLIVAGMANPAKVLGFLDLAGRWDPSLALVMAGAVAAALPAFAVAKRRERAWLGEAMQLPAARGVDRRLLLGSLVFGTGWGLAGVCPGPALVLAGSGLPSGLLFLAAMLAGMWVHRVSAR
- a CDS encoding YeeE/YedE family protein — translated: MIIDWSHFTPWSALAGGALIGLAAAWLILFNGRVAGISGIVGHLLSPGGDKGWRLAFVAGLALSPWLYRLFAAPPDVQLDDRWGLLIAAGLLVGYGSRLGSGCTSGHGVCGLARLSPRSLAATLAFMAAGFAAAWLTRHWIG
- a CDS encoding ArsR/SmtB family transcription factor, whose product is MNQTSPSLAQMRAAAGQACGLLRALANEDRLLLLCQLSQGERSVGELEDAVGIRQPTLSQQLGVLRGEGLVATRRDGKRIYYSVADANALAVLATLYQRFCPGEDA
- a CDS encoding carboxymuconolactone decarboxylase family protein, whose product is MSNEVNYPELTHAISKHLATLRADVPEVMQGFNDMARAATRDGALDKKTKELIALALGVAARCDGCLGFHAQALVKLGASKTEVEEALAMAVYMGGGPSLMYSAHALAAFEQFSAKTA
- a CDS encoding B12-binding domain-containing radical SAM protein, whose translation is MSASSLRALSLIPPMTQLNTPYPSTAYLTGFLRSRGVAAFQEDLALALVLRLFSKAGLATLREHVQRIPMRQRTDCMMQFDISYERYAATVDAVIGFLQGRDATLSYRIAGRNYLPEGPRFASLDVYVDPDDPDGGDPLAWAFGALGTQDRARHLATLYLNDIADVLREAVDPRFEFVRYAESLALSQPTFEPLAKALAAEPNWVDDTLAALAREAVEKHQPQLVLISVPFPGAVYAAFRIAQTIKRQWPDIKICLGGGYVNTELRELAEPRVFDYFDYVTLDDGEKPLLALMEHLEGKRGVSRLARTFLRQDGAVRYVNLQEADVPFSEVGTPTWDGLPIDRYLSLLDMLNPMHRLWSDGRWNKLTIAHGCYWKKCSFCDVTLDYISRYETASAELLVDRIEAIIAETGQTGFHFVDEAAPPKMLKALAEELLRRKVSISWWGNIRFEKSFTPELAQLLAESGCIAISGGLEVASDRLLKLMKKGVSVEQVARVTHGFAEAGILVHAYLMYGFPTQTVQDTVDALEYVRQLFDHGCIQSGFFHRFACTVHSPVGQNPEEYGVKLVPLPKGDFAKNDVGFIDPTGTDHELMGRGLNKALYNFMHGIGLDGDVRGWFDVRVPKPKVPRQFIERALYS
- a CDS encoding MBL fold metallo-hydrolase; this translates as MALKYHVIPVTPFAQNCSVLWCDASRKAAVVDAGGDIERIQAWVDGQGLTVEKLLLTHGHIDHAGGAARLAEKLGVSIEGPQRAERFWLDQLPTQGQMFGFPRSEPLTPQRWLEEGDTVTVGQETLDVIHCPGHTPGHVVFHSPAAKVLVAGDVLFQGSIGRTDFPMGNHQQLIDAIQQKLFVLPDDTVVIPGHGPFTTIGAEKRGNPYVADPRYR
- a CDS encoding MGMT family protein — protein: MPPEFARRVLALLAEVPPGRVTTYGTLAELAGYPRHSRHVGHLLGNLPEGVTAPWHRVLGAGGRPSRPGSHHADWQRLLLEEEGVEFNASGKVDLRIFGWPGQMV
- a CDS encoding outer membrane protein OmpK translates to MNTRKSLLALSLLAASALAHAGGEYSFANVSANWLDWSDRTTQQSGKQDFGYLEAEGGLGAKWGELYGFFDIENPGKGNGNTQGRDRRFTTKVVGRYNLAEVGGVPVQLYGHIYDTRGNGPADRHFFTQNRVLGLGTDLSFGALSIKPFFGVHNQMDALMPAGSASGYNGFMTGYVMLYPFQAFGQNLMLTQWHETEFNRQDKFIGAYKSGDRPRVGQNGAIALWWTPTKAVTTGIQYRYADQKLGSTAYQNAVIYSIKYNIK
- a CDS encoding GGDEF domain-containing protein, whose product is MKQAASIHPGQRIHLAREIDRIGYMLVSRWERPLAAHLLSLVTRLETLVRTVSLAELAKEARALATLLEQWLQKPEASPSEQARYGQLRHHLGVVCQLGLMERQQGLGNLDGLLQPGGADSLLYMWLPAGLVDGRLQRQLACFGFEVTVVSQAAKLAKALQRQAPAAVVAFADFTHNDPILQLAPAISSCCPLVVTSPRRDFPARLEAVRMGASGFLDWPLQVNQLVDLLSFGDIGERRDPLRVLIVEDMASLAGLYSRVLGAHGVEATSETNPERVPELIEHLNPDLILMDMYMPQCNGIELAKVIRQQRLLDGIPIVFLSVEKRQTVQLDALTLGIDGFLTKPVAPEELVVTVVNRARRYRKLRSYIANDSLTGLLNHSHLHGQLDSAILRARRVGQPLSLAMLDLDYFKQVNDNYGHQVGDEVLLTLARFLKERLRRTDLVGRYGGEEFAIVLGGTPADKAHGMLETLRQDFGLLEQQVGERTFRQTFSAGISSLASAATSTELVQQADEMLYRAKAAGRNRVVCHGG